GTGGAAAAGCAGATGGGCTCGGCTGGAATTCTGCTGCTGGAATCCTTGCATCCCCTGCACGGCATCGCCAGCCAGGCTATGTTTTTCATTTTGCCCTTTGCTGAAATGGTCTTCGATTCGGAGAAATATCAGCATTTCGCCCTGATGATCCAGGAAGAAGTTCACCTCAAACGCCTGATCAAACGTATCGACGAGCTGGACGAAGAGCTCAACCGCGAACGCCGGGCCGAGGCAAAACTTCGCCGCCAGCGTCGTAAAAACCAGTACCGGGCGGCCATCCGAAAACTTTTCAAAAAAGACGATAAATCAGCTGAATAAGCGGAGGTATAATGCAATACGACGAAAAACGCCTGACCCGGATCGTGGCCACGGACTGCGGCAGCACGACCACCAAGGCAATTTTGATCGAATGGGTGGACGGCGAATATCGCCAAACCATCCGCGGCGAGGCACCCACAACTGTGGAGGCCCCGCTCAACGACGTTACAAAGGGCGTGATCAACGCCACTCAGGAATTGGAAGAGCTGGCCCGGCTCAAGTATAACAACCCCAATATCCGCTTCATGGAAAACGGTGAATTCGTGATTCCGCGAAAAGGCGACGTGGGCGTGGACGCCTATGTTTCCACCTCCTCGGCCGGCGGTGGACTGCAGATGATGGTCACCGGCGTGGTGGCATCCATGACAGGTGAAAGCGCCGAGCGAGCCGCCCTTGGCGCGGGCGCCATTGTTATGGACCTCATCGCCAGCAACGACAAACGCATGAACCACGAAAAGATTGAACGCATCCGCGAATTGCGTCCGGACATGATTCTCATGGCCGGGGGCGAGGACGGCGGCACTGTGAAGCACGTGGTGGAGATGGCGGAGCTCGTCAGCGGAGCTGATCCCAAGCCCCGTCTGGGTGCCGGTTACAAGCTGCCGGTGATATATGCCGGCAACAAGGAAGCCCAGCAGCACATCAAGGATTCCCTGGCCGACAAGGTTGACCTCATCGTCACCGATAACATCCGCCCAAAACTGGAAACCGAGAACCTCGGCCCCGCCCGAGACAAGATCCACGACCTTTTCATGGAGCACGTGATGAAACAGGCCCCGGGCTACAACAAGCTGATGGCTTGGTGCCAAGGCCCTGATCACGAAAGCGTTCCCATCATGCCCACCCCTGCGGCGGTTGGCAGCATCATGCAGGCTATCGCCAAAGAGGAAAACATTGAGGTGGTGGGTGTTGATATCGGCGGTGCCACCACGGACGTCTTTTCCGTCTTCACGGAGGATTTTATCTTCAACCGCACCGTGAGCGCCAACCTCGGCATGAGCTACAGCATATCAAACGTTCTGGCTTCCGCAGGCTTGGACAACATCATGCGCTGGGTTCCTCTGGACATAGATGAGAACTATCTGCGCAACATGATCAAGAACAAGATGATCCGGCCCACCACGATTCCCTCCCTGCTGGAGGAACTCGTTTTGGAACAGGCCATCGCGATCGAAGCTCTGCGCCTGGCTTTCGAGCAGCACAAAGAATTTGCCAGCAGCCTCAAAGGCATGCAGCGCCAGCGCGACATCTCCGAAGCCTTCAGCCAGTCAACTTCCGGCGCCACAATCGTGAACATGATGACCCTTGACCTCCTCGTGGGCAGCGGTGGTGTGCTTTCCCACGCTCCGCGCAGACATCAGACCGTGATGCTGCTCATCAACGCTTTCCTGCCGGAGGGCGTAACCCGCCTGGCGGTGGACAGCATCTTCATGATGCCGCATCTGGGCGTGCTCTCCGAGATCAGCACCAAAGCGGCCACCGAGGTGTTCCGCAAGGATTGCATGGTCTATCTGGGCTCCTGCGTGGCCCCGGTGGGCAAGAGCAAGGTGGGAAAACCCGCTCTCCACGCCAGACTCGAGCTTCCCGACGGCAAGACATGGGTTGAGGATATTCCTTTCGGCGAAGTCAGATTGATCCCCTGCGGCGTGGGCGAAGTGGCCAAAGCCACACTGAGAACCCACGGCGGCCTCGTCCTCGACGAGCACAAAAGCAAGGAACTCACAATCGATCTGCACGGCGGCATCGTCGGCATCGTTCTGGACACCCGCGGACGCCAGCCTTTCGTGATTCCCACCGACCGCGCCGAACGCATCGCCACCCTGAAGAAGTGGATGACCGATTTCAAGGCCTATCCTGATAAGATACTGAAGTAGGAGGAAAGAATGGGACAAGCATACTCTGCCGGACTCACAGTAACTGACAACATAATTCTGAGAAAAGAACGTATCCTGCCCCTGAAGGGCCAGGTGCTTGTGAAAAAGGGCGATCACGTAAAAGCCGAGACCGTGGTGGCGGAAACCCTGCTTCCTGGCAAGGTGGTGCCTTTCAACCTGGCCAACAAACTTGGCGTCACGCCCGCCCAACTGATGAATTTCATCAAGATCGAAGCCGGGCAGCAAATCGACACTAACACCGTTTTGGCAGAAACCAAAGGCCTCTTTGGCACCGGGCTGTTCAAAAACGATGTCCGCTCACCCGTGAAGGGAGAGGTGGAAAGCATCTCCTCGGTCACCGGACAGGTCTTGCTTCGAGAACCGCGCATCCCCGTGCAGGTGAAAGCCTTCATCGACGGCGTGGTAACCGACGTGATGCCAGAGGAAGGCGTCATCATCGAAAACAAGAGCGCCTACATCCAGGGCATCTTTGGAATCGGTGGCGAAACCATCGGCGAGATCATGGTCATTGCCAAATCCCCGGATGCCGAGGTCACAACGGCTGAAATCACCGAAGCCTGCGCCGGCAAGATCATCGTCACCGGCTCCTTCGTGTCTTTCGATGTGATCGAAGCCGCCCGCAAACACGGAGCCAAAGCCATCATCACAGGCGGAATCGATGACCAGGACATCAAGAAACTCCTGGGCTACGATATCGGCGTGGCCATCACCGGACACGAAAATATCGGCATCACCATCGTGGTCACGGAAGGCTTTGGCAAGATAACCATGGCCCGCAAGACCTTTGAACTGCTGAACAGATTCAACGGCAAAAAGACCTCCATCCACGGCCGCACCCAGATCCGCGCCGGCGTTATCCGCCCCGAGATAATCGTGCCGCTGCCCTTCGACGAAACTGAACTGGTGGTGAAAGAAAGCTCCATGCCAGTGCTTGAGCCGGGAACGCTCATCCGCGTGATCCGCCAACCGAATTTTGGCAAGATCGCCAAGGTCACCGGTCTACCGGAAGAGCTTACAAAAGTGGAATCCGAGACCCTCGTCCGTGTGCTGGAAGCCCAGTTCGAGGACGGAAGCAAGATGATCCTGCCCCGCGCCAACGTGGAAGTGATCGAAACCTGAACCCTGAATTAACCTTCAATGTGATACAGGCGGTCTTCGGACCGCCTTTTTTCGAAGCTGGAAAACCCCGCTGCATTATCTGGGGTGAATCAATGCCTTTGCCGGACAGGCGGAACTCACGAAGTTTCGAGCCAACATCCTGTTGTGGCGTGGGATGACCTTGCATTCCTCATGAAGGCGGTCAAGTTCCCCACAAAGTTGCCTCCCGCACAATGCCCGCATTGAATGCGGGCATAATGCGGGGAGAATATGAGAGCCGCACCCTGAGGGGCTAAGCAGGGAAGCAGGCTAAAAAGAGGGCAAGCCGGACATTGGCCCGATTAATGGCAGGGCAGGTATCAGGCGGGAAAATCGGGATTTCAGTTGACCCGCGCGGGCGGTTCCGTTCCCTGGATCACGGCGATGGCATTCTCCGCGGCCATGAGGGCCATTTTGGTGCGGGTTTCGATGGAGGCGGAGCCGATGTGCGGCAACAGGACAGCGTTTTCCAACTCGAGAAGCTCAGCCGGGATTTCCGGCTCATTCTCAAACACGTCCAGCCCGGCGGCGGCGATCTTTTTATCCTGCAACGCCTTGATCAGCGCTTCCTCATCCACGATCGGGCCCCGGGCAGTGTTTATCAGCACGGCTGTCGGCCGCATCAGGGAGAGCAGTTCCACGTTGACAAGATGATGGGTGTCGGGGGTTAGGGGGACGTGGATGCTGATGAAATCGGAGCTGGAGCAGAGGTGGCGGAGGTCAGCGCGCTCGTATTTGTCGGAAACAGTTTTGGGATCGACCTGGGGATCGAACCAGAGCACCTTCATCCCGAAACCTTCGGCGCGGCGGGCCACGGCGCTGCCGATGCGGCCCATGCCGATGATGCCAAGGGTTTTGGAAAAAACGTCCACTCCCAGCATCAGCAATGGTTCCCAGCCTTCGAAACGGCCTGAGCGGGCATAGTTGTCAGCCTCCACCATGCGTCTGGCGCAGGCGAGCAGCAGCGCCCAAGTGAGGTCGGCGGTGGTTTCTGTGAGCACGCCGGGGGTGTTGCAGACAGCTATGTTCCTGCTATTGGCGTATTCCAGGTCGATGTTGTTGAAGCCAACGGCAAGATTGGATACGCATATCAGCCGCGGGGCAGCCTCCAGCAGTTCTTTGTCAATGCTGTCCGTTAGCAGGCAAAGCAGGGCATCCATGTCCTTTACAGCCTCCATAAGCTGCTGTCTGCCAATGGCTTTGTCGTTCGCGTGGATGCTGATGTCAAAAACTTCCGCGAGCCTGTCCAGAGCAGGCTGGGGGATATTGCGGGTTATGAAAATCTTGGGTTTGGGCATGGCTATCTCCTATAGTTTTTGGTTTGGGACCACCGGTTCAATGGCCTGTCTGTCAATCCAGCCGCTAAGGCCGTCCGGTAGAACAACTTGCATCTGGGTTCCCGAGGCAGACTTTATCGTTACAGTAGTGGCGGGCACTAATTCCTTCAGCATTCTGCCCGAGCCCGGGCTAGTCCGCAGTTCCGCAGGCCTTAAAACCACCGCTTTGGGGTTATGCAGCCAACGGTGGTGCTTCACCGCGAGGGCGCCGCTGAAAAAGAGCAGAAGAATCCCGAAGGTAAGCACCAAAAGAACCGGAAGGCCGCGCTCCCGTTCCGGTGGGTAGTGGAAAAGCAAATGCAGGCTGAGCGTGGTGAGCAGGGCGAGGACCAGGACCATGACAGCCAGCCGGTTGAGGGAAAAGTAGGCGTAAACATTCAGGAAAATCTGCACCAGATATGGCTGACGCGGCTCCTGGGGCAGGTTTGGATTAAGCGCGTGGATGTAAACGAGGTTTTCCCGGGCCTGGGGATGGGAGGAATCTATGTTCAGGGCGCGTAGGAAGTTGAGCACGGCCTGG
This genomic stretch from Candidatus Cloacimonadota bacterium harbors:
- a CDS encoding D-glycerate dehydrogenase; translated protein: MPKPKIFITRNIPQPALDRLAEVFDISIHANDKAIGRQQLMEAVKDMDALLCLLTDSIDKELLEAAPRLICVSNLAVGFNNIDLEYANSRNIAVCNTPGVLTETTADLTWALLLACARRMVEADNYARSGRFEGWEPLLMLGVDVFSKTLGIIGMGRIGSAVARRAEGFGMKVLWFDPQVDPKTVSDKYERADLRHLCSSSDFISIHVPLTPDTHHLVNVELLSLMRPTAVLINTARGPIVDEEALIKALQDKKIAAAGLDVFENEPEIPAELLELENAVLLPHIGSASIETRTKMALMAAENAIAVIQGTEPPARVN
- a CDS encoding methylaspartate mutase, coding for MQYDEKRLTRIVATDCGSTTTKAILIEWVDGEYRQTIRGEAPTTVEAPLNDVTKGVINATQELEELARLKYNNPNIRFMENGEFVIPRKGDVGVDAYVSTSSAGGGLQMMVTGVVASMTGESAERAALGAGAIVMDLIASNDKRMNHEKIERIRELRPDMILMAGGEDGGTVKHVVEMAELVSGADPKPRLGAGYKLPVIYAGNKEAQQHIKDSLADKVDLIVTDNIRPKLETENLGPARDKIHDLFMEHVMKQAPGYNKLMAWCQGPDHESVPIMPTPAAVGSIMQAIAKEENIEVVGVDIGGATTDVFSVFTEDFIFNRTVSANLGMSYSISNVLASAGLDNIMRWVPLDIDENYLRNMIKNKMIRPTTIPSLLEELVLEQAIAIEALRLAFEQHKEFASSLKGMQRQRDISEAFSQSTSGATIVNMMTLDLLVGSGGVLSHAPRRHQTVMLLINAFLPEGVTRLAVDSIFMMPHLGVLSEISTKAATEVFRKDCMVYLGSCVAPVGKSKVGKPALHARLELPDGKTWVEDIPFGEVRLIPCGVGEVAKATLRTHGGLVLDEHKSKELTIDLHGGIVGIVLDTRGRQPFVIPTDRAERIATLKKWMTDFKAYPDKILK